One genomic segment of bacterium includes these proteins:
- the rocF gene encoding arginase, translating into MKSITKENVSLIGFPMDLGADRRGVDMGPSALRIAGLQSKLEALGYKVIDNGDIKIEIMERQKIRNPKLKYLDEIIKTSKMLADKVEKVLEKGDFPLCLGGDHSMAIGTISGIADYCRKKKLKLGVIWIDAHSDMNTDETSPSGNIHGMPLASLLGLGCDELVNFLDFSPKILPENCALIGIRSVDEAEKNNIKKLKVPIYTMTDIDKLGIHRIIAKVLKQFREKVDHIHISFDVDSVDPSVAPGVGTPVAGGLSYREAHLLMETIAECGCMSSLEIAEVNPILDHKNQSAAFIAELIASSMGQRIL; encoded by the coding sequence ATGAAAAGCATAACGAAAGAAAATGTTTCCTTGATCGGTTTCCCGATGGACCTAGGTGCGGACAGGCGTGGAGTTGATATGGGTCCTTCCGCACTTCGGATTGCAGGCCTGCAGTCAAAGCTTGAAGCACTCGGATATAAAGTGATTGACAACGGTGATATCAAAATTGAAATTATGGAAAGACAGAAGATCAGAAATCCAAAATTGAAATATCTTGATGAGATTATTAAAACTTCAAAAATGCTGGCCGATAAAGTTGAAAAGGTTTTGGAAAAAGGTGACTTCCCGCTTTGTCTCGGAGGTGACCATTCAATGGCTATTGGTACAATTTCCGGTATTGCTGATTACTGCAGGAAAAAAAAATTAAAGCTCGGAGTAATCTGGATTGATGCTCACAGCGATATGAACACTGATGAAACCAGTCCCTCGGGAAATATTCACGGAATGCCGCTTGCTTCATTATTGGGTCTAGGCTGTGATGAACTTGTCAACTTTCTTGATTTCTCACCAAAAATACTTCCTGAAAATTGTGCACTAATCGGAATAAGAAGTGTCGATGAAGCGGAAAAAAATAATATAAAGAAGTTGAAAGTTCCGATTTACACAATGACTGATATCGATAAACTTGGAATACACAGAATTATAGCAAAAGTCCTAAAGCAATTCAGGGAAAAAGTTGATCACATTCACATCAGTTTTGATGTTGATAGTGTTGATCCATCAGTTGCACCCGGAGTTGGAACACCGGTAGCTGGTGGATTGAGTTACAGGGAAGCTCATCTATTGATGGAAACAATTGCTGAATGCGGCTGCATGTCTTCACTGGAAATAGCAGAAGTAAATCCGATACTCGATCATAAAAATCAAAGCGCAGCTTTTATTGCAGAACTTATTGCATCCAGCATGGGACAGAGAATACTCTAA